A genomic stretch from Longimicrobium terrae includes:
- a CDS encoding ExbD/TolR family protein, whose amino-acid sequence MAGGHGGSAAFGGSPLPTVAGVTSNVTSDINVTPMIDVMLVLLIIFMVVTPSLAYEAKLPKARTALPEKEDRVTLGVDNQGKYWLEDVQNPGPIPLAQLEQRLRDEYAKRPGDHNLYLKADNGVEYSVVLSAIDASRRAGVRRIGQITELPAGARVRRE is encoded by the coding sequence ATGGCTGGAGGACATGGCGGAAGCGCAGCCTTTGGCGGATCGCCGCTCCCCACCGTGGCGGGCGTGACCTCGAACGTGACCTCCGACATCAACGTCACGCCGATGATCGACGTGATGCTGGTGCTGCTGATCATCTTCATGGTGGTGACGCCGTCGCTGGCCTACGAGGCCAAGCTTCCCAAGGCGCGCACGGCGCTTCCCGAAAAGGAAGACCGCGTTACGCTGGGTGTGGACAACCAGGGCAAGTACTGGCTGGAAGACGTTCAGAACCCGGGCCCGATCCCGCTTGCCCAGCTGGAGCAGCGGCTGCGCGACGAGTACGCCAAGCGCCCGGGCGACCACAACCTGTACCTCAAGGCCGACAACGGCGTGGAGTACTCGGTCGTGCTGAGCGCGATCGACGCCTCGCGCCGGGCGGGTGTACGCCGCATCGGCCAGATCACGGAACTGCCCGCGGGGGCGCGCGTCCGCCGCGAGTAG
- a CDS encoding MotA/TolQ/ExbB proton channel family protein: MDIAKIWADTGLLNRGIVIFLILMSITSLTVAIWKWLQFRRMAAATKQFAPAFSAALESENIPEALALADQYPKSHVARVLGESLREVAPLLSDPRAAGAAIVSCERSVEREQILLANELKSGLGLLATIGSTAPFVGLLGTTLGIVNSFMGMSEKGGGLEAVSGGIAEALIATAIGLVAAIPAVWLYNYFTAKLDTLFSELAYAGREMIDWMMTRQARREVGGATYGD; the protein is encoded by the coding sequence ATGGATATTGCGAAGATCTGGGCCGACACCGGGTTGCTTAACCGCGGCATCGTAATCTTCCTGATCCTGATGAGCATCACGTCGCTGACGGTTGCGATCTGGAAGTGGCTTCAGTTCCGCCGGATGGCGGCCGCGACCAAGCAGTTCGCGCCCGCCTTCTCCGCGGCGCTGGAAAGCGAGAACATTCCGGAAGCCCTGGCGCTTGCTGATCAGTACCCCAAGTCGCACGTGGCCCGCGTGCTGGGCGAGTCCCTGCGCGAGGTTGCCCCGCTGCTGAGCGATCCCCGCGCCGCCGGCGCCGCGATCGTGTCCTGCGAGCGCTCCGTGGAGCGTGAGCAGATCCTGCTGGCCAACGAGCTCAAGAGCGGGCTGGGCCTGCTGGCCACCATCGGCTCCACGGCGCCGTTCGTGGGTCTGCTGGGCACCACGCTGGGCATCGTGAACTCGTTCATGGGCATGTCGGAAAAGGGCGGCGGCCTTGAGGCCGTGTCCGGCGGTATCGCCGAGGCCCTGATCGCCACGGCCATCGGCCTGGTGGCGGCCATCCCCGCGGTGTGGCTGTACAACTACTTCACCGCCAAGCTCGACACGCTGTTCTCGGAACTGGCCTACGCCGGTCGCGAAATGATCGACTGGATGATGACGCGCCAGGCCCGCCGCGAAGTGGGCGGCGCCACCTACGGAGACTGA
- a CDS encoding energy transducer TonB, with protein sequence MFNKLVASEGRKSGFLSPTNVFISGVLHVVLIGGLVAAGVNAAERASREKEELVDFVEVEEEKPKEPEPEPEKPKEPEPPPPEPEPAAAPPVVKGFQTLTPPAEPPATIAPPNPNQQAVSPEDFTAQGQEGGVAKGVEGGVAQSTAEREAPADVGTYELSAVEEQPRPTNVAELQRQLERNYPPLLRDAGVTGTVQVRFRVLEDGRVDAESIQVTNSSHEQFNDPTIRSVQRLRFRPAKVNNRAVKVWVELPIQWQVAR encoded by the coding sequence ATGTTCAACAAGCTCGTCGCGTCCGAGGGCCGAAAGTCCGGCTTTCTGTCGCCGACCAACGTCTTCATCTCCGGAGTGCTGCACGTGGTGCTCATCGGGGGCCTGGTGGCCGCCGGTGTGAACGCCGCGGAGCGCGCGTCCCGGGAGAAGGAGGAACTGGTCGATTTCGTGGAGGTGGAGGAGGAGAAGCCCAAGGAGCCGGAGCCGGAGCCGGAGAAGCCCAAGGAGCCGGAACCGCCGCCACCGGAGCCGGAGCCGGCCGCGGCGCCGCCCGTGGTGAAGGGGTTCCAGACGCTGACGCCGCCGGCTGAGCCGCCGGCCACCATCGCGCCGCCCAACCCCAACCAGCAGGCGGTGTCGCCCGAAGACTTCACCGCGCAGGGTCAGGAAGGCGGCGTAGCCAAGGGCGTGGAGGGCGGTGTGGCGCAGAGCACGGCGGAGCGCGAGGCCCCGGCCGACGTCGGCACCTACGAGCTTTCCGCGGTGGAAGAACAGCCCCGCCCCACCAACGTGGCGGAGCTGCAGCGGCAGCTGGAGCGCAACTATCCGCCGCTCCTGCGCGACGCCGGGGTCACGGGCACGGTGCAGGTCCGCTTCCGCGTGCTGGAAGACGGCCGCGTGGACGCCGAAAGCATCCAGGTGACCAACTCGTCGCACGAGCAGTTCAACGACCCGACCATCCGGTCGGTTCAGCGGCTGCGGTTCCGTCCGGCCAAGGTGAACAACCGGGCGGTGAAGGTGTGGGTGGAACTCCCCATCCAGTGGCAGGTGGCGCGCTGA